The following are from one region of the Paracoccus sp. S3-43 genome:
- the rpsT gene encoding 30S ribosomal protein S20, protein MANSPQSKKRARQIERRTDVNKARRSRIRTFIRKVEEAIASGNADEAKAALQAAQPELMRGVTKGVVHKNTASRKISRLASRVKALSAA, encoded by the coding sequence ATGGCCAACTCGCCCCAGTCCAAGAAACGCGCCCGCCAGATCGAGCGTCGCACCGACGTGAACAAGGCCCGCCGTTCGCGCATCCGCACCTTCATCCGCAAGGTCGAAGAGGCCATCGCCTCGGGCAATGCCGACGAGGCCAAGGCGGCCCTGCAAGCGGCCCAGCCGGAACTGATGCGCGGCGTGACCAAGGGCGTCGTCCACAAGAATACCGCGTCGCGGAAAATCTCGCGCCTGGCATCGCGCGTGAAGGCCCTGTCGGCGGCCTGA